The genomic stretch CGCGTCGGTGTCCGCACAAAGCATCCATCGAAATGCGCGAGGCCATTGTCGCCCTGCGCAAGGCGAATCCCGGCCAAGATCCCCGCAAGATCGCCGGAGAATTCCGGGCCAGGGGCTTCAAGGCCCCCTCTCCCAACACCATTGCCGTCATCCTGAAAGAGGAAGGGCTGACGCGGCAAAAAAGAAAACGCAACGCCTGGTTCCGCCAATGGCCAGGGCAATTGACCGTCCCCGACCATCCCAACCATGTCTGGACCGTGGATTACAAGGGCTGGTTCCGGCTGTTGGACAAAACCATTTGTTATCCTTTGACAATCATGGACCTGCACAGCCGTTTCATGATCGGTTGTATCCCTCTTTCGCGGCCCGCATTCGACCCGACCTGGGCATCATTTGACCGTTTGTTCCGTCGTTTCGGTCTTCCCGAGATCATTCGGGTGGACAACGGAACACCCTTTGCCGGACGCGGGGCCGGAGGAATTTCCCGGATGAGCGCGCTTTGGCTGCGGCTGGGCATTGACGTCGAGTTTATCGAACCCGGCAAGCCGCAGCAAAATGGCTCGCATGAAAGGATGCATCGCACTTTGAAACGAGAATTCCGCAAGGGCCGGAACATGCGCCAGCAGACACGGCTCATGCGCTCCTGGCGCAGGATTTACAACCATAGGCGCGGTCACGAGGCGCTTGGCATGGCTGTGCCCGCCAGCAGATACGTCAGATCTGTTCGGAGTTTTCCCCCTATCATCCCGGATTTTCAATATGATGAGGGCGAAGCTGTCAGGCGTGTCAAACGCAGCGGGGAAATCCTATGGGCCGGGAAAAGGCGATACGTCAACCAGGGGTTGCGCGGTTGCTCGGTAGGGCTGCTGGAAGATCAAAACGGCGACTTGATTGTTTACGCAGGATCGGTCCTGCTGGGGCTTTGAAAAAGGGACGGCTCCGGGGGCCTGATCAGGCCCCCGGAGCCA from Desulfovibrio sp. Fe33 encodes the following:
- a CDS encoding integrase core domain-containing protein yields the protein MREAIVALRKANPGQDPRKIAGEFRARGFKAPSPNTIAVILKEEGLTRQKRKRNAWFRQWPGQLTVPDHPNHVWTVDYKGWFRLLDKTICYPLTIMDLHSRFMIGCIPLSRPAFDPTWASFDRLFRRFGLPEIIRVDNGTPFAGRGAGGISRMSALWLRLGIDVEFIEPGKPQQNGSHERMHRTLKREFRKGRNMRQQTRLMRSWRRIYNHRRGHEALGMAVPASRYVRSVRSFPPIIPDFQYDEGEAVRRVKRSGEILWAGKRRYVNQGLRGCSVGLLEDQNGDLIVYAGSVLLGL